Proteins from one Nitrospira sp. genomic window:
- a CDS encoding PilZ domain-containing protein — MSMMVHYRVSLSPSSITNGEGRLLDLSAEGCRIETKDALPVNTYLSLRLMISPQELPVLVDLAAVRWSRGTNCGVHFLAVQPLQAQRLRTFLASARSIQPPPLPPHDD; from the coding sequence ATGTCCATGATGGTTCACTATCGAGTGTCTCTCTCTCCCAGTTCGATCACCAACGGCGAAGGCCGGCTCCTGGATCTCTCTGCGGAGGGCTGCCGGATCGAGACGAAAGATGCGTTACCGGTCAACACCTACCTCTCGCTCAGATTGATGATTTCGCCTCAGGAGTTGCCGGTTTTAGTGGATCTTGCCGCGGTGCGTTGGTCCCGCGGGACTAACTGCGGAGTGCACTTTCTGGCCGTCCAACCACTCCAGGCGCAGCGGTTGCGAACATTTTTGGCTTCGGCCCGCTCAATACAGCCACCGCCGCTTCCGCCGCACGACGACTGA
- a CDS encoding A/G-specific adenine glycosylase → MPTKTRASKSASRRKKQPSKSSVPLLRGPKQRFQNRLLKWYKEHGRDLPWRKTSDPYHILVSEVMLQQTQVDRVIPKYHEFLERYPSFAELADAPVAEVKQTWYPLGYNIRPERLHSIARETVARYGGQLPSDADELLSFKGIGRYTAGAIRSFAFNEDAPILDTNVIRVLHRVFIAEGDPKAQKSALWELSEALIPRGKGYDFNQAIMDFGATICTARNPYCLLCPMKTFCKTYPFDGTK, encoded by the coding sequence ATGCCGACCAAGACTCGCGCGTCCAAATCAGCTTCGCGGCGCAAGAAGCAACCATCGAAATCCTCCGTTCCGCTCCTGCGCGGGCCGAAACAGCGTTTTCAGAACCGGTTGCTGAAGTGGTACAAGGAGCACGGCCGAGACCTGCCCTGGCGAAAGACCTCCGATCCCTACCATATTCTGGTCTCGGAGGTGATGCTTCAGCAGACGCAGGTGGATCGTGTCATTCCCAAGTACCATGAGTTTCTGGAGCGGTACCCTTCCTTTGCAGAGCTGGCCGATGCCCCGGTCGCCGAAGTGAAGCAGACCTGGTATCCGTTGGGCTACAACATTCGCCCGGAACGGCTGCACAGCATTGCGCGTGAAACAGTCGCCCGCTATGGTGGGCAATTGCCGAGTGATGCGGATGAACTCTTGTCCTTCAAGGGGATTGGACGATACACCGCCGGCGCAATCCGCTCCTTCGCGTTCAACGAGGACGCGCCGATTCTCGATACCAACGTGATCCGCGTGTTACACCGGGTGTTCATTGCCGAAGGAGACCCGAAGGCGCAAAAATCGGCGCTCTGGGAACTCTCCGAAGCGCTGATTCCTCGCGGCAAAGGCTATGATTTCAATCAAGCCATTATGGATTTCGGCGCCACGATCTGCACGGCTCGCAATCCCTATTGCCTGCTCTGTCCCATGAAGACGTTTTGTAAAACGTATCCCTTCGATGGGACCAAGTAA
- the miaB gene encoding tRNA (N6-isopentenyl adenosine(37)-C2)-methylthiotransferase MiaB, translated as MTQPNKPHTVHIETFGCQMNEYDSELVRSLLRKAGFEFTEDRECADVMLMNTCAIRENAHNKVYGHLAELKAVKAQRPLVVGVLGCMAQNLKEELTEKQPLVDVLVGPDGYRQLPGLLAKALTTEEEQLTRRGLAVDLSEYETYDDILPERDGGVNAWIAIMRGCDNFCSFCVVPYTRGRERSRNPEGILREVEASVASGHTQITLLGQNVNSYHNDDWDFARLILAVAEVPGVQRVRFTSPHPKDFPPALLDAVAGHPNICKHIHLPLQSGNDRILELMNRTYSRKEYLDLAATIRHKHPGIALTTDIICGFSSETEAEFLDTYRVVDEVQYHSAYVFKYSERKNTIAARKFADDVPETVKGERVSRLVDLQRPITARLNRDLIGLTLPVMVEGDSKRSTDQWMGRTDSGIYVIWNKSDAPATLGSIQPITILDGSAAVLMGRREAGAILS; from the coding sequence ATGACTCAACCCAACAAACCCCACACCGTTCATATTGAGACCTTCGGCTGCCAGATGAACGAGTATGACTCGGAACTCGTCCGCAGCTTGCTGCGCAAAGCGGGCTTTGAGTTTACCGAAGACCGCGAATGCGCCGATGTCATGCTCATGAACACCTGCGCCATTCGGGAAAATGCCCACAACAAGGTCTACGGGCACCTGGCGGAGTTGAAGGCCGTCAAGGCGCAGCGCCCACTGGTGGTCGGCGTGCTTGGCTGCATGGCGCAAAATCTGAAGGAGGAGCTCACGGAGAAGCAACCGCTGGTGGACGTGTTGGTCGGCCCGGACGGCTACCGGCAACTGCCCGGCCTGTTGGCAAAGGCCCTCACCACGGAAGAAGAACAGTTGACTCGCCGTGGGTTGGCGGTGGACCTGTCGGAGTACGAAACTTACGACGACATCCTGCCCGAGCGAGACGGCGGGGTGAACGCCTGGATCGCCATCATGCGCGGCTGCGACAACTTCTGCAGCTTCTGCGTGGTTCCGTACACGCGTGGGCGCGAACGTTCACGCAATCCCGAGGGGATCCTGCGCGAAGTGGAAGCCTCGGTGGCATCCGGCCATACCCAAATCACGCTGCTCGGACAAAATGTGAACTCCTATCACAACGATGACTGGGATTTTGCCCGCCTGATCCTGGCCGTGGCAGAGGTACCGGGTGTACAACGTGTCCGCTTTACCTCTCCGCATCCGAAGGATTTTCCCCCGGCTCTGCTCGACGCCGTCGCCGGTCATCCGAACATCTGTAAACATATCCATTTGCCGCTGCAGTCCGGCAATGACCGTATTCTTGAGCTCATGAATCGCACCTACAGCCGGAAGGAATACCTCGACTTGGCCGCGACGATCCGGCACAAGCATCCCGGCATCGCCCTGACGACCGACATTATCTGCGGATTTTCCTCTGAGACCGAAGCAGAGTTCCTGGATACCTACCGCGTCGTCGACGAAGTGCAGTATCACTCCGCCTATGTGTTCAAGTATTCGGAACGTAAGAACACCATCGCGGCGCGCAAGTTTGCAGACGATGTGCCGGAAACCGTGAAAGGGGAGCGGGTCAGCCGCCTGGTCGATCTCCAACGTCCGATCACCGCGCGATTGAATCGTGACCTGATCGGCCTGACGCTTCCTGTGATGGTGGAAGGCGACTCGAAACGATCGACCGACCAGTGGATGGGGCGCACTGATTCAGGGATCTACGTAATTTGGAACAAAAGCGATGCGCCGGCAACACTGGGCAGCATTCAACCCATCACCATTCTGGATGGTAGCGCCGCGGTACTCATGGGGCGCCGGGAGGCTGGTGCGATCCTCTCGTGA
- the mutT gene encoding 8-oxo-dGTP diphosphatase MutT encodes MMKVIEVAAGIIAHEGRYLIARRKAGAHLGGFWEFPGGKREVGETLEECLHRELWEELNIRIGTPTPFQIVRHEYPEKVVELHFFCCRIETGTAVALDCAEVRWVSPDEMATFEFPPADQPVIAALRAGKA; translated from the coding sequence GTGATGAAAGTCATCGAAGTGGCGGCAGGAATCATCGCACACGAAGGGCGCTACCTGATCGCGCGCCGGAAGGCGGGCGCTCATCTTGGCGGGTTCTGGGAGTTTCCCGGCGGAAAGCGGGAAGTCGGAGAAACACTCGAGGAATGTTTACACCGGGAATTGTGGGAAGAGCTGAACATTCGTATCGGGACGCCGACGCCGTTTCAGATCGTCAGGCACGAGTATCCGGAGAAGGTGGTGGAGCTGCATTTTTTTTGTTGCCGGATCGAGACCGGGACCGCGGTGGCGTTGGATTGTGCGGAAGTTCGATGGGTCTCTCCTGATGAAATGGCGACGTTCGAGTTTCCTCCGGCCGACCAGCCGGTGATCGCCGCGCTTCGAGCGGGGAAGGCGTAA
- a CDS encoding ribonuclease H-like domain-containing protein translates to MKVVLDIETVQSPKDEWARIAGRQLTSGEATFDETGGDLFAVGEAQAQQRLEDELYEKSSFDGTFSRIVCIGLLEFSDNLEPRGATSWYGGNEQELLRRFWAHLGQVRPSLFITHNGLNFDLPFIKKRSIIHQVKPSMEINLAKFRTEPVYDTMAIWSNWDNRGWVKLDVLARALNVENKSGSGSQVAQMWAAGQGREIALYCLQDTYVTYGCYCRMNFKQPNSREVVLLRPELIDVG, encoded by the coding sequence ATGAAGGTCGTACTGGATATCGAAACGGTGCAGTCGCCCAAGGATGAATGGGCCCGCATTGCCGGACGTCAGCTGACCTCCGGAGAGGCTACCTTTGATGAAACGGGCGGCGACCTGTTTGCGGTCGGAGAGGCGCAGGCTCAGCAGCGTCTCGAGGATGAGTTGTACGAGAAGTCGTCCTTCGACGGGACGTTCAGTAGGATCGTCTGCATCGGCCTCCTGGAGTTTTCCGACAACCTCGAACCGCGCGGCGCCACCTCCTGGTACGGCGGGAACGAGCAGGAGCTTTTGCGACGTTTCTGGGCTCATCTGGGACAGGTTCGTCCTTCGTTGTTCATCACCCATAACGGACTCAACTTCGATCTGCCCTTCATCAAGAAACGATCGATCATCCACCAGGTCAAACCGAGCATGGAGATCAATCTGGCCAAGTTTCGGACGGAGCCAGTCTATGACACCATGGCGATCTGGAGCAATTGGGACAACCGTGGGTGGGTCAAATTAGACGTGTTGGCCCGGGCGTTGAATGTGGAGAACAAGTCCGGAAGTGGATCGCAGGTGGCGCAGATGTGGGCGGCCGGGCAGGGGCGGGAGATTGCCCTCTACTGCCTACAGGATACCTATGTCACGTATGGCTGCTATTGCCGGATGAATTTCAAACAGCCGAATTCGCGCGAAGTGGTGCTCTTGAGGCCGGAGCTGATCGATGTCGGGTGA
- a CDS encoding acetate uptake transporter, whose amino-acid sequence MNEDNQSRRIDVLAIGLFGLAVGALTLGVAQLGWIQHKNMVGALVIALIFGGVVQVLAGITDIRYNEQLGGTALTMYGFLWITLCTVKLVSASTTFQFDAVLYAPINLVYAVFSGVMIFLTAYRNLTLSALHVVITLTFLATTFARLDFISELLPGWGHIIVGLMAFYHAVGSLTQAFTGHAILPLGPPLLFHKPKSLHSIAKVV is encoded by the coding sequence ATGAATGAGGACAATCAAAGCCGGCGCATCGACGTGTTGGCCATCGGACTCTTTGGCTTGGCAGTGGGCGCGCTGACGCTCGGAGTGGCGCAATTAGGATGGATTCAACACAAGAACATGGTCGGAGCGCTGGTTATCGCCCTGATCTTCGGCGGGGTGGTACAGGTCCTGGCCGGCATTACCGACATTCGTTACAACGAACAGTTAGGCGGCACCGCGCTGACGATGTACGGTTTCCTATGGATCACGCTCTGCACCGTGAAGCTCGTGAGCGCGAGTACCACCTTTCAGTTTGATGCCGTGCTCTATGCCCCGATCAATCTGGTTTATGCGGTCTTTTCCGGGGTCATGATCTTTCTCACGGCCTATCGAAACCTCACGCTCAGTGCGCTCCACGTCGTCATTACCCTGACGTTCCTTGCCACCACCTTTGCCCGGCTCGATTTCATCAGCGAACTGCTGCCTGGGTGGGGACATATCATCGTTGGATTGATGGCCTTTTATCATGCCGTCGGGAGTTTGACCCAGGCTTTCACGGGTCACGCCATTCTTCCGCTGGGCCCCCCGCTCCTGTTCCACAAGCCGAAATCGCTGCACTCGATCGCCAAGGTGGTATAG